Below is a window of Malus domestica chromosome 13, GDT2T_hap1 DNA.
ATCCGAAAATTGTGATCCCTCCGATGTTGGTTTGCAAGTACAACACTGCATTGGAGAATAAAGACATGGATCATGATCCCAcacttcaacaaccaacacaagTGAACTAAGAGAATACAAAGAGATGTACTTCGGAAGCAATGGAAGCTGATACATACCAAAGGCTTGTCTCCTGTGATACGAAGACATGTACGAAGCCAGCTGTGTGTTTGTAGGCATTTGAACATAATCCATCGACTCCAAATCACTGTCGGAGTAACTTATATGCAGCGAGTTTAATGAGTTGGCGGCCTCTGAGTTCACTGAGCCGTTTGAGCTTCTGTTGTGAGATGTATCGTTAGAACTGCATGTCATTAACGCATTCCATCTACTGGCAACTGTCGCTATGCCTTGCGCTCTATGGGAAATTCTGGTTGCAGTGTGCAGGGAAAGAATAATGCCGACAACTTGAACAATCGTGGAGACCTGAAAATTTGGgagaaaaaatagaaggaatTATGATTTATGAGCCTGTAAGAGCGGGAAGGCACACAAATTTACGACACTGATTTCTCCACTGTATCCTGTGGTTTCAAATAGAGTCACAAACTGGCTAGCTGTGACAACTAAGAACTGCAGTAGGAGGAAGATCCGGAACCTGTGGCTTATTTTACAGAGATGGTAGCGCAGGCGGATATGCTCCTCCATAAACACCAGCATGTCAGATTCCCTCTCCAAGAGCCTTCCGAAATCGTCGAAGTGGATAACTTGCAAATTGCAGACCAAGTGAAACAAAATGCTGGCTGTTAAAGTGATCGTACTCGCATAAGCCCATGACAGAACCAAAGCTAACAGTACGCCGACCGACATCCCCCACCCCCATGAATCCTGATGGACATATATCATCCGAACAACCTCACGTAGAGTCTTCAGAATAAAACATGGGAGCGCCCACCGAACGAGCAAGCAGAAAGAATCCTGTCAAGATATATGTCCCAAGAAAATTTGGTTACCACATTTTAACTTCATATGTGGAAAATTCTAGTATACTATAAACACCTACATCTGTGGCCGTTGAATTATTGGCCGCACATCTAATGCTACATTCATTCAATGGATGCCATACACCGGAGCATAGCATAATTTTCGGGTGATATATACAATGCACATGTTCATAACACAATCAATTCATCAAGTAAACCATTTCAAATTATACCTTAATCTGCTTGATATAATCGTTTCGAAACCGAACCATGTGACCGCTATTGCGATCAACAGACAGGAACCGCCGAATGCCATACTTGCGAAGACTCTGAGAGATGCAGAGCACAGAGACCGCCGCCAGAACCGCTTGCGATCCCACGATAACTAGCTCGAACCCTTTAATCTGATACTTGTCACAGTCGGAGCAGTTGAACACCACAAGCGCAACCACCGGAAGAGCCACACCGATGAGAACCAGGGCCGTCCAGGACAGAGCAAGGCTCAACCAAGAAGATTGGTTGAAACCCAAGAGAGTGAGAAACGTTTCTAGCCATTGGAGGGTTTGGTCCAATTGCGTGTCTTTatattcttcttctcctcccaggtggtggtggttgttgtGGTGGTTGCTGTGGTGGTTGTTGTGGTGGTagttatggtggtggtggttattGTTATCAGAATGGAGCAGAGGGGTAAGTTGGGAAGGTGGCTCCtctgtttttataaaaagatcCGCCATGGATGGATTAAGAGCTTAATTAGGGAGCTTA
It encodes the following:
- the LOC108169266 gene encoding uncharacterized protein, whose translation is MADLFIKTEEPPSQLTPLLHSDNNNHHHHNYHHNNHHSNHHNNHHHLGGEEEYKDTQLDQTLQWLETFLTLLGFNQSSWLSLALSWTALVLIGVALPVVALVVFNCSDCDKYQIKGFELVIVGSQAVLAAVSVLCISQSLRKYGIRRFLSVDRNSGHMVRFRNDYIKQIKDSFCLLVRWALPCFILKTLREVVRMIYVHQDSWGWGMSVGVLLALVLSWAYASTITLTASILFHLVCNLQVIHFDDFGRLLERESDMLVFMEEHIRLRYHLCKISHRFRIFLLLQFLVVTASQFVTLFETTGYSGEISVVNLCAFPLLQAHKS